A stretch of the Lolium perenne isolate Kyuss_39 chromosome 3, Kyuss_2.0, whole genome shotgun sequence genome encodes the following:
- the LOC127341459 gene encoding uncharacterized protein — translation MEADKTMVVAGERRHCWSASCGGWRRPVFAQARVWMSRDSPRATTTTIGLRGLHCCPSFVTGFALAHRVLTDQALYLAALRQRHVLQLGESSAAADGSCTFKFKYFLMMQ, via the exons ATGGAGGCGGACAAGACGATGGTGGTGGCGGGCGAGAGGAGGCACTGCTGGAGCGCGTCCTGTGGAGGGTGGCGACGGCCAGTCTTTGCACAAG CTAGAGTTTGGATGTCTAGGGATTCACCGAGAGCGACAACAACCACCATTGGCCTTCGTGGACTCCATTGCTGCCCCAG TTTCGTTACCGGGTTTGCTTTGGCACATAGAGTGCTTACAGATCAAGCCCTCTACTTGGCTGCTTTGAG ACAACGGCATGTTCTGCAGCTCGGGGAGTCGTCGGCGGCGGCAGATGGGTCCTGCACCTTCAAG TTTAAATATTTCCTTATGATGCAGTGA